TATCTCTGAAGTACAGTAGCCATGTTAAAAAGCCGATGGAGCATCGGCTTTTGATTGTTAAATCACTCAAGCTTTTAGTGGAATCATGATTTCGATAATTTCATTTTGATGCTCGCCTTGCTGGGTTTTCTCAAGCCAAGACCAATACGGTTTTGGTACTTGATTATGTAATCTGAGTAAGTTTGAACAGCGTGTGCCATAGACTGGGCTTTGAATAAACGTAGAAGACAATAGTGCCTCCATCTCTACGCTGATGCCGGTATTGGGCAAGTGCTCTGTTAAGATTTTTCGTTCATCTTCCAAAATATCCCACGCTGCAAACTGAATATCTTTTTCAGGTGTCTGTTGATGTTGCAACATCGGCAAAAATTCTTGGGTAAAACGTTTACGTAAATGTTTGGTTTTTTCCCAATCCTCAGTCATGAGTCCATTCGACACCACATAGACTCCTTTCGGCAAAATCTGTGGCGCTTCACCTCGATTGCTCATATAAACCGCTTGCTCTGCATTGCCCAAGAACAAGTTAAAGCCTGCATAGTCACATTGTGTTTTTTCTAAGGCCTGTGTAAAACGAATCGGCGTGAGTTCAGACTCTAGGAAAGATTGAATCAATTCACCTCGAGAGGTGGCATAGCTTTTTTTATCCTGACCCTCTCGAAAATTGGTCACGATGGCCCAACGCCCTGAAGCTGTCACCCCCATCCATGTGCCGCCTGACTGTAAGTCCTGACCAGCAACAATCGGGCTATTTGACCACACATGAACTTGTGAAGCCGGACGGTGATAAAACTCATCACGGTTTGAAATTAAGCATAAGGGTACATTTTCAAGTACATGCCAAGCCAATGCCACGATACACATAATTGATTCTCTTTAACTTTACACACTGAATGTACAACATTTTTCAAATCTTTCAGATAAAATCTGTGCAAAACAGAATATCAAGGAATTGGAATGCTGACTTACCCCACTATTGACCCCGTTGCAATATCGCTGGGTCCTTTACAGGTGCATTGGTATGGACTGATGTATTTACTGGCATTTTTATGTGCATGGGGACTTGCAACCTATCGTTCAAAACAACGTGGTTGGACCCCGGAAATGGTCTCTGACCTGATTTTCTACGGCGCATTGGGCGTGGTGTTGGGTGGACGTCTCGGTTACGTGTTCTTTTACGGCTTTGATCAGTTCCTTGCTAATCCGTTGTGGTTATTCCAAGTGTGGACCGGTGGGATGAGTTTCCACGGCGGATTCTTAGGCGTGATGTTTGCGATGCTGTTATGGTGTAAAAAATACAGCATGACCTGGTTCCAAACTTTAGATTTTATTGCCCCTTGTGTACCGACAGGCTTGATGTTTGGTCGGATTGGTAACTTTATTGGTGGTGAGCTCTATGGTCGTCAAGTGACTGACCCTAATTTTGCTTTGGGCATGATTTTCCCGACTGATCCATTGCAATTGGTGCGTCATCCCTCTCAACTGTATCAAGCGCTGTGTGAAGGTTTAATTTTATTCCTTGTCCTGTGGTTCTTTAGCATGAAACCACGCCCACGTTTTGCCGTGTCTGCTTTGTTCCTCATTGGTTATGGTATTGCACGCTTTGTCGTAGAATTCTTCCGTGAACCAGACAATGGTCAATTGTTTATTGGTTGGATGAGTAAAGGGCAATTCCTCACTGTACCAATGATTTTGATCGGGATGTGGATGATGTGGTATGCCTACCAGAAAAAAATCTATGATTGGGGTCCACTTAAAAATTCTTAATCGATCCGATGGATTGAATCAATGAGCGAGGAGAAATCCTCGCTTTTTTTATGACTGAGATTGATAGATTAAAATCCCAAGACTGCTTTGAAGATTGAGCATTGAGCTGTGATTTAAGCATAGTATTTGCAAGCAATTTAAAGCCATTGCCAGTCTCTATTTCTATTCACTTCTGTGCCATGCTGAGCCCATTAAAACTATGCTAAAGTAGCTACAATATTCAATAATCATCCTTTACTACAATGCTTGAATTTTGGTTTGATCCTAAAGTTGCCATTTGGCATAAGCTAGCTTTCTTTGTTTTATTGGCTGTGATTTCAGGTGCCTTGTATTGGTATCAACCCCTAAAATTAGATTCCATTTTAATGTTTCTCGGTACAGGCGTGATTTTTCTGATTTGTCGCTATTGTAAAATCCATTTTGTGAAAAACAATACTGCAAGTTTTGCGTACCGTGTTCTGACTTGGATTCCGATTGCACTACTATTGGCATTGATCTTTATGCACATGAAAGACGGCGAAATCCTGATTCCGGGCGCACAAGGATTGGGTTTTATGGCTTTAGCTATTTGTTTGTTCTCACCGCTGTCTTTACTCAATTCCAATCCAAAGATTGAAGCCAAATAATCATGTTGGATTTTTGGTATTCGGAACGTTGTACACGTGAAATCAAACTGATCGTCTGCATCAGCACCTGTGTGACGATTTTACTATGCGGAAAAATCGCCTCACTCAGTCCTGTATTTGTTGGCTTCAGTTTGGCTGTAGGGGTTGTCATTCATGTTATTCGAATGCTCAGTTTAAAGGCTCAATCGAGCCATTCACATCAGACTGGTTTTCAAATCATCGTCTTGAGTGTGATTTTGATCGCGATGATCAGTCTGATCATCAATTTACCCAAGCCACATCAATGGGTACTTGCGGCACAATGTTTGGGTTATATTGCGATTGGCCTAATGCTCGTATCGATTTATTCAAATCGAGCTAAACGCTTCGAATAAAAAAACCTACTCGATCGAGTAGGTTTTTTTAAATTTGGGATGAACTATCGCTTAGTCTTGCATACGGTAATAACTGTAGTTCACATTTTCATTGCGATATACCGCATAACCCGCTTGTCTAAAGTCAGAGACCCAATTTGAACCGGTATAGCCTGCAATATGACCATACACATGTGAATTGGTGCGGTGAATGATGTAGATATCGCCTTTTTTCGGATTATCAAAAGACACTGGGATTTTCTTATAACCGATTTTAGTTAAAGTCCCACCCCAATCCGCTGCCGCCACAGGATGGCTATTGAAACGTGCACCAGCTGACTCTAATGCCAAGCGAATACTTTTGGCACATTTTTGTGAACTGGTACGTGCCGTGACATTTTGCAAGCGTTGAGTAAATTTACCAATATCGATCCGTTGACCGCTGGTCGACGACGTATAATTACGCTGATTTGAGGCTCTTAGTGAAGAAGTTGAAGCGGGGAAAACATCGTCTTTTGAATTATTTTTAGATTTCGACCGAATGACTATTCTCGTTTCAACAGGAGCATGAATCTCACTCATATCACTGTGTTGATCGTAAATCATTCTAAACTTAATCCTCTCAATACCAATCCATCTCTCGCACGAAAGCGTGTTCAGACTTCATTTTTCAAGCGTTGAATCATACAACCTGAACCTTTATTTTTCACACATTAAATGTAAACAAATATTCACATTTGCAACAAAATACGTCTAACTGAATATTTTTTAATTAGTTTAATTTTTTTAAATTATTTTGAATATTTTTTTAAAAAAATAAATAATGCCAAGTAGTTCTCATTTATTATCTGATTGAATCTATTCAAAAAATAAAAATCCAATAAATTATGACATGGGATCAGAGCTTGTCGCTTTAATTCAACTCGATCTCTTCAACAGTCAGTTAAAGATTAAAAAAATAGATGAATTAGTATAAACTGCAAAGCTCAAAACAGAATTTTGCCATGCTAAAACCACTTACATATGTCCATTGCTTATGCATGGATTTTCAGTGCGCGATTTGGCTATTCTTCACTCACACTTTAGGACATTTATGAAAGCGTATTTAGACCTATTACAACACATCCTAGACAACGGTGGCGACAAAGGCGACCGCACAGGTACAGGTACACGTTCTGTATTCGGTCATCAAATGCGTTTCGACCTTTCCAAAGGTTTTCCTTTATTGACCACCAAGAAAGTGCATTTCCGTTCCATCGTGATTGAGCTGTTGTGGTTCCTCAAAGGCGATACCAATGTTCAATATTTAAAGGACAATAAAGTCTCGATTTGGGATGAATGGTCGACAGCAGAACAGACTGCACGTTTTGGTCGTCCCGAAGGTGAGCTTGGTCCTGTCTACGGTCATCAATGGCGTAACTTTGGCGCAACCAAAAAAGACGATGGCTTATATGAACAAGATGGTTTTGACCAAATCAAATGGTTGGTCAATGAAATCAAAACCAATCCCAATTCACGTCGTTTAATCGTGTCGGGTTGGAATCCAAAAGAAGCTGGTCAAGTGGCATTGCCGCCTTGCCATACGCTGTTCCAATTTTTTGTACACAATGGCAAATTGTCTTGCCAACTGTATCAGCGCAGTGCGGATGTGTTTCTTGGCGTACCTTTTAATATCGCAAGCTATGCGCTACTGACGCATATGATTGCGCAAGTGTGTGATTTAGACGTCGGTGATTTTGTTTGGACGGGTGGCGATACGCATTTATATGCCAACCACTTTGAACAAGCAAAATTGCAATTGACTCGTGAACCTTTGCCACTGTGTCAGTTAAAACTAAATCCAGAAATCAAAGACCTATTTGATTTTAAATTTGAAGATATTGAAATCGTGGGTTATGAATCGCATCCAGGTATTAAAGCCCCTGTTGCGGTTTAAGTTCGATTACCCTCTAAAATCCCCCACCCTTGGGGGATTTTTTTAGCGTATTGCCTAGGATCATGGTTTCGGCTTTCGCTACAATGATGCTTAGCGCATAACAATAGACAGATTGGAAAGATTATGGCATTTCAAAATTTAGAAGTGGTTCACGTGGTTGCGATGGATCAACGTAACTGTATTGGTAAAGGCAATGATTTGCCTTGGCATATTTCCGCGGACTTAAAGCATTTTAAAGAAATTACCCAAGGCGGTGTGGTGGTCATGGGACGCAAGACCTTAGAGTCAATGGGTCGTACCTTACCCAAACGCGTCAATTGGGTCATTACCCGCGATCAAAATTGGGCTTTTGATGGCACCAAAGTGGCCTACACCATTGAAGATGCTTTGACGCAAGCGGTTGCCGATGTGCACGCCTCAGAAAAACCGAACAGTATTTTTATTATCGGTGGCGGTGAGATTTTTAAACAAACTCTTGATATTGCAGATCGCTTAGAACTGACCCATGTAGAGCTCGATGTTCAAGGCGATGCACACTACCCTGTAGTCCCTAGCGAATTTAATAAAGTCGCTTCAGAACAACACATCGATGACAAAACTGGCATTGCTTTTGAGTTTGCAACTTACCGAAAATAAAGCCCATTTCAGCCCCATAATAATGAAAACAACAGCTCATGCATAATATCGGTAAACGAGAATTTTTTGCTGCACTTGGAATGGGCTTGCTCCATTCCATTTTCAGTTTATTTGTCATCTTCTCTTCAATCTGGCTATGTTTAGCGCTTTGGATTCAGGAACCTTTCGACTGGCTCATCAGCCGAATTTTAATCGGTGCTTGGATTGCTTTTGCACTGAGTGTCTTGGGCATTTATGCCAGCCAACATGTCTTTAGTCGCCGTAAAGATGTGATCATTTACATCTTGGTGTTTATCCTAAGCTTATGTTGGTATTTCGGTTTAGCCCCGCGACACGACCGTGAATGGAATGCTGAAGTCGAAAAGTCACTGCATTATGAGCGTCAAGGTGACAAGGTCACTTTGCACAATGTGCGGCATTTTGATTGGCATGCCAATGGTCAAGCCACACCGCGTTGGGAGAGTCGTAGCTTTGATTTAAATCAAATTACGGGGGTGAATATTATTACTTCCTACTGGATGGGACCTCAAATCGCGCATACCTTAGTTAGCTTTGATTTTGCCAATACCAAGCCACTGACTTTCTCTATCGAAATACGCAAAGAAAAAACTGAAGACTTTTCAGCGATTGGGGGCTTTTTTAGAAAATTCGAACTGAGTCTGATTGCATCGGATGAAAAAGATATTATCTATACCCGAAGCAATGTGCGTGGCGAGCAAGTGTATTTCTTCCCTGTGAATATGGCCAAGCCTGAAATGAAAGCTTTATTTGAAGAATACTTACACAAAGCTGATCAACTACAACACGATGCCAAGTGGTATAACACCCTCAGCTCTAACTGCACCACCTTAGTGTTCGATATGGTGCAAGCCGTGTCAAAGAAACCCTTACCCACTGATTATCGATTATTGGCTTCGGGCTATTTACCCAATTATCTCTATGATTTAAAGGCACTTGATCAGCGTTGGGACATGAAAACGTGGTATCAAAACGCCCATGTCAATCCACGCACGCTACAGTTTGCACATTTCAAACATCAAGACAGTGAAAACTTTTCTAAAGTACTGCGCTACGGCTTACCACACAGCAACCCAGAGCATGCGCCCTGATTTTTAGCAAATTAAGCAAAAATAATTCGGTTTCTTAACACTGTGATACACAGTTAATCTAGTGATTTTACTGTTTTTTTGTTTATATAGAGGCAGGACAAACAAGTTAAATCATGGGGAATAAAATGTTAAAAAAATTAATCATCGCGAGTGCGATTGCAATGTCATTGACGGCTGTTGGCTGTAGCACCACACAGACCTCAACCAAACAACAAGAAAATCTGAATCTGTTGCAGAACAAAACTTGGATTTTGACGCATATCGGAGCAACCGAATTTAAGACTGATCCAACGGCGCATAATGTACCTAGCATTCAATTTGACAGCGCAACACAACGTGTCAGTGGTGCGGATGGCTGTAACCGTATTATGGGGGGCTACAGCATTGAAAAAGACAAACTGAGCCTGACCCAGCTTGCGGGTACGCAAATGATGTGTGTTAACACCATGGAGCTTGCAGGCAAATACAATGCAGCGCTTGCTAAAGTGGCGGCCTACCAAGTCTATGGCAAAACCTTGCGCTTACTCGATGAGCATGGCAACCCAGTTCTACAGTATGAAAGTGCGATTCAACCGCGCTAATTTAAATCAATTCGCAGCTATGGGGTCTTGGCGCAGACATTGTAATCGTGTCATATTGCCCCATATATAATGTAGAAAAGATAAGTAGGGTTTAATAAATGCAACAGGCTTTATTTGGTGGTGGTTGTTTCTGGTGTGTTGAAGCTGTGTTCCGTCAGCTCAAAGGCGTCGAACAAGTGTTAAGTGGTTATGCAGGTGGTACCACCGTAGCGCCAAGCTATGAAGCGGTATGTACTGGTGAAACCAATCACGCTGAAGTGATTCAAATCGATTTTGATGAATCACAAATCACCTACAAGCAATTACTGGAAGTCTTGTTTGCCATTCACGATCCAACCACATTGAATCGCCAAGGCAACGACATTGGTACCCAGTACCGTTCAGTGATTTTCTATAAAGATGAAGCACAACTTCAAGATGCCAATGCGGTGATTGAAAGCTTAAAAGCGATGGATTTAGACATTGTGACTGAAGTTAGCCCTGCGCCAACCTTCTATGTGGCTGAAGAGCATCATCAGAACTTCTTTGAAAAGAATCCTGCACAAGGGTACTGCAATTTCTCGATTCCACCGAAATTGCTGAAACTACGTAGCAAATTTAATGACTTGATGAAAACTGATTAATTCTATTTTTCAAGCATAAAAAAGCGACCTGAAAGGTCGCTTTTTTATTCGCTATGGATCACTTATTCTAAATCAGAAGCTGATTAGACTTAATTATCCGTTGCAAAGGCAATGTCAGAGAGCCCGGCTTCGCTCGCACGCGACATTACTTGTGCAACAGTATCATAACGAGAGTCTTTGTCTGCTTTTAAAATAATCGTTGGTTGTTGAGGCGCTTGACCCGCTGTATTCAAGCGGTTTTGCAATTCCTCTAGGGGAATGATTTTATCATCCCATGCCACTTCACCTTGAGCATTGATACTCACTTGAATGGTTTCAGGTGGCGGATCAATAATATCAGCAGTGGTCTTTGGTAAACTTAATGGAATTGATGGGTTAGCAACGGTTGCTGTCACCAAAAAGATGATCATCAAAACCAACATAATATCGATCAACGGGATGAGGTTCATCTCCGTCATACCAGTGTCGTTGTCTTCACCCAATTGAAAAGCCATTAAGCTTGACCTCCAACTAAACTTTCTTTACTTGCATTCACTGTCGCTTTAGGCGCAGATGAGTCTTGTTGCAACATGGTGTCGATCAGAAGACTATGTGCATGGTCTTGTAAATCATTGCTCAGCGTACGGTTAATACGGATACAGATGTTGTAAGCAATTACCGCAGGAATCGCCACAGATAGACCAATACCGGTCATGATAAGCGCTTCACCTACGGGTGTTGCCACTTGTGCTAAACCAGCTTGACCACTTTTACCGACTGCAACCAGTGCATGGAAAATCCCCCACACGGTACCAAACAAACCTACGAATGGTGCCAATGAAGCGATGGTACCGAGTACTGCAACGCCTTTTTCAGCTGAAGATTTCTCTAAAGCAATTTGACGTAGCAAGGCTTGTTCAGCCACAGCTTTACGTTGTTCAAAGCCTAAAGGCGCAAGTTTCGCTTTCAAGCTGTTTAAAGCTTTTGAAAGTTGAGCATAAGCTGTTTGTTTCAGTTGACGGCTGCCCATCACGCGTAAAACTACAATGGTCCATGTCGCAATCGACATCGCCAATAACACGAAATACAGTGTTTTACTCACTGCATCAGCATGCTGCCAATAAACTGAAAAGTTCATACTCGAACTCCTAATGATAGTTAGCCGTTAGAATTCAACTTTAATTCAAATGGTTGTTGCGCTTTAAATGGATACGCTACACCATTTTCCTTATAAGGTCTGAATTTTGCACCCCGCACTGCGCGGACAATCTTTTGGTCAAGGGCATCAAGGCCACTTGAACGAATCACTTTAACATTGGTGACATGACCGCTCGCATCTGCATCAATTTCAACAACGATGGTACGGTCAGATCCTTTTAAATCTGCATTGGTATAAGACGGACGTGGTGAACGTACCCAAGAAATTTGACCTGCACTTAAGCTACGCGGTTTATTGCGTGCTTCTTGGGCACGACGTTCTGCTTCCTCACGTGCCTGTTGCTCACGGGCTTGTTGTTCACGCATTTGCTGATCACGTGCTTGTTGCTCACGTTGCTCCTGCTCACGCTTTTGTTGATCTAAACGTTCTTGCTGTTGGCGTTGTTGTTCTAAACGCTCCTGCTCACGCTTTTGTTTTTCTTGCGTGTCATCGACCACAGGTTTGGGTTTTTCAACCTGAGGTTTAGGCTTTTCCGCAATAATTTTCGGCTTCACCACAGGCGGCGGCTCAACCACTTTTGGCTCAGGCTTTGGCATCACTTGAGGCTTCACAGGAGGTGGTGGCGGAGGCGGAGGTGGTGGTGCATCTTCAGTAATTTGCACAAAACGCACTTTAATTGGATCTTTTTCTATTTTTTTGAGTTCTGGGCCTGACATTTGGCTAATCGCAAACAAAACCCCCACATGTCCAATCGCTACTGCAATGAGTGCAGCAAGGACTTTCTTTCTCATGGGATTTGGATTTTGCAACGAAGAAGCAGGAGATTGACTCATTAAAATCTGGGACCTAATAAAAGCGATGTTACACCGAATCAGGTGTAATCAATCAAGCTCATCGGTTAGCACAATTAAAGTGCCTTAATAATAAATGAGAAGTGTTTTCATTTGCAACTATTAAATCGTCTGTTTTAATGAGTTTTTTGAATGCTCAATAAAAAAGGCATACTTCAAGTATGCCTTTTTTAAATCACTTTAAAAGATTCAAATATTATTGAAATACAACGGTTTTGTTGCCATCAACAATAATACGATCTTCCAAATGCCATTTTACTGCGCGTGCCAAAACGTTACGTTCCACGTCTTGACCTAGATCACGGAGCTGCTCAACGGTAAAGTCATGATTCACACGTTCAACATCTTGCTCAATAATTGGACCTTGGTCCAAATCAGCCGTTACATAATGCGCAGTTGCACCAATCAATTTCACGCCTTTTTCATGGGCTTGTTTGTACGGATTTGCACCGACAAAAGCAGGCAAGAATGAATGGTGAATGTTGATCACCTTCATTTCCCATTTTTGTACAAATTCTTCATCCAAAATTTGCATATAGCGCGCCAAGACGAGCAAATCATTGCCCTGCATCAATTCATCAATTTGTGCATAAGCTTCGCGTTTGTTGTCTTTGGTCACAGGTACCACTTCAAATGGAATACCGAAGTTTTCAACCGATTCACGTAGTGTTTCATGGTTGGACACCACTTTGGTGATTTCGCATGGTAAACCACCACGCGCGTGACGCCATAGTAGTTCAAGCAAAGCGTGATCGACTTTCGAGACCAAAATCCCGACTTTCTTGACATCGCTCACCAATGCCAAACGCCATTGCATTTCATAGCGCTCTGCCACATTGGCAGCAAAAGTTTGGGTTAAGTTCTCTTTACGGCTTTGCAAGCTGTCCAATTCAAACTCAACACGCATGAAATAACGCCCGCCCTGAGCCGCTGTTGCATATTGATCAAGCGCAGTAATATTTGCCCCTTGATGATACAAAAAGCTCGATACAGCTTGCACGATACCCGGCTTGTCTTCACAAGTAATCAGTAGACGTGCTGTGTTGGCAGTGGTCATATTCATTTTGATTTATATCACTTAACAGTTAAATTGAAAAATAGCCGAGTATTCTAACGCTTTTTAAGTCGCTTTCAAATTGTCTTGGCTCAAATTAATCTGACCGATCGGCAGATAAACTGGCAAACAATTCAGACGGTCCCAAAGTTTCCATGAGCTTTTCATAGGTCTGGCGACTTTCACCACGCAAATACGGTCCTTCTAAGAACACCATTTGACGCAAGGCTTGCCACACCCATTTTTCATCTAAATGATTGGAGTCTTTTAAATGACCCGACATATACAAGAAATTGGTCCAGTTGGTCAGCACAATCCATAAGTTAATGATCAGCGCTTCAATTTCTGAGGCGGTCATTTGCATCAAGCCAGCATCGACAAAGGCTTGATAGATTTTCTGCCCCTGTTGCATCACCTTACCGGCAAAACGAGGGTAAATTTTGCGGAAGTCATCATTGTTTTCAATCAAATGATACACATCACGATGCAAGAAACGGTAATCCCACAT
The sequence above is drawn from the Acinetobacter lanii genome and encodes:
- a CDS encoding Lnb N-terminal periplasmic domain-containing protein, with amino-acid sequence MHNIGKREFFAALGMGLLHSIFSLFVIFSSIWLCLALWIQEPFDWLISRILIGAWIAFALSVLGIYASQHVFSRRKDVIIYILVFILSLCWYFGLAPRHDREWNAEVEKSLHYERQGDKVTLHNVRHFDWHANGQATPRWESRSFDLNQITGVNIITSYWMGPQIAHTLVSFDFANTKPLTFSIEIRKEKTEDFSAIGGFFRKFELSLIASDEKDIIYTRSNVRGEQVYFFPVNMAKPEMKALFEEYLHKADQLQHDAKWYNTLSSNCTTLVFDMVQAVSKKPLPTDYRLLASGYLPNYLYDLKALDQRWDMKTWYQNAHVNPRTLQFAHFKHQDSENFSKVLRYGLPHSNPEHAP
- a CDS encoding energy transducer TonB, which translates into the protein MSQSPASSLQNPNPMRKKVLAALIAVAIGHVGVLFAISQMSGPELKKIEKDPIKVRFVQITEDAPPPPPPPPPPVKPQVMPKPEPKVVEPPPVVKPKIIAEKPKPQVEKPKPVVDDTQEKQKREQERLEQQRQQQERLDQQKREQEQREQQARDQQMREQQAREQQAREEAERRAQEARNKPRSLSAGQISWVRSPRPSYTNADLKGSDRTIVVEIDADASGHVTNVKVIRSSGLDALDQKIVRAVRGAKFRPYKENGVAYPFKAQQPFELKLNSNG
- a CDS encoding ExbD/TolR family protein codes for the protein MAFQLGEDNDTGMTEMNLIPLIDIMLVLMIIFLVTATVANPSIPLSLPKTTADIIDPPPETIQVSINAQGEVAWDDKIIPLEELQNRLNTAGQAPQQPTIILKADKDSRYDTVAQVMSRASEAGLSDIAFATDN
- the lgt gene encoding prolipoprotein diacylglyceryl transferase, which translates into the protein MLTYPTIDPVAISLGPLQVHWYGLMYLLAFLCAWGLATYRSKQRGWTPEMVSDLIFYGALGVVLGGRLGYVFFYGFDQFLANPLWLFQVWTGGMSFHGGFLGVMFAMLLWCKKYSMTWFQTLDFIAPCVPTGLMFGRIGNFIGGELYGRQVTDPNFALGMIFPTDPLQLVRHPSQLYQALCEGLILFLVLWFFSMKPRPRFAVSALFLIGYGIARFVVEFFREPDNGQLFIGWMSKGQFLTVPMILIGMWMMWYAYQKKIYDWGPLKNS
- a CDS encoding MotA/TolQ/ExbB proton channel family protein; amino-acid sequence: MNFSVYWQHADAVSKTLYFVLLAMSIATWTIVVLRVMGSRQLKQTAYAQLSKALNSLKAKLAPLGFEQRKAVAEQALLRQIALEKSSAEKGVAVLGTIASLAPFVGLFGTVWGIFHALVAVGKSGQAGLAQVATPVGEALIMTGIGLSVAIPAVIAYNICIRINRTLSNDLQDHAHSLLIDTMLQQDSSAPKATVNASKESLVGGQA
- a CDS encoding peptidoglycan amidohydrolase family protein, whose translation is MIYDQHSDMSEIHAPVETRIVIRSKSKNNSKDDVFPASTSSLRASNQRNYTSSTSGQRIDIGKFTQRLQNVTARTSSQKCAKSIRLALESAGARFNSHPVAAADWGGTLTKIGYKKIPVSFDNPKKGDIYIIHRTNSHVYGHIAGYTGSNWVSDFRQAGYAVYRNENVNYSYYRMQD
- a CDS encoding META domain-containing protein translates to MLKKLIIASAIAMSLTAVGCSTTQTSTKQQENLNLLQNKTWILTHIGATEFKTDPTAHNVPSIQFDSATQRVSGADGCNRIMGGYSIEKDKLSLTQLAGTQMMCVNTMELAGKYNAALAKVAAYQVYGKTLRLLDEHGNPVLQYESAIQPR
- a CDS encoding NRDE family protein, whose product is MCIVALAWHVLENVPLCLISNRDEFYHRPASQVHVWSNSPIVAGQDLQSGGTWMGVTASGRWAIVTNFREGQDKKSYATSRGELIQSFLESELTPIRFTQALEKTQCDYAGFNLFLGNAEQAVYMSNRGEAPQILPKGVYVVSNGLMTEDWEKTKHLRKRFTQEFLPMLQHQQTPEKDIQFAAWDILEDERKILTEHLPNTGISVEMEALLSSTFIQSPVYGTRCSNLLRLHNQVPKPYWSWLEKTQQGEHQNEIIEIMIPLKA
- the purU gene encoding formyltetrahydrofolate deformylase, producing the protein MNMTTANTARLLITCEDKPGIVQAVSSFLYHQGANITALDQYATAAQGGRYFMRVEFELDSLQSRKENLTQTFAANVAERYEMQWRLALVSDVKKVGILVSKVDHALLELLWRHARGGLPCEITKVVSNHETLRESVENFGIPFEVVPVTKDNKREAYAQIDELMQGNDLLVLARYMQILDEEFVQKWEMKVINIHHSFLPAFVGANPYKQAHEKGVKLIGATAHYVTADLDQGPIIEQDVERVNHDFTVEQLRDLGQDVERNVLARAVKWHLEDRIIVDGNKTVVFQ
- a CDS encoding dihydrofolate reductase, which encodes MAFQNLEVVHVVAMDQRNCIGKGNDLPWHISADLKHFKEITQGGVVVMGRKTLESMGRTLPKRVNWVITRDQNWAFDGTKVAYTIEDALTQAVADVHASEKPNSIFIIGGGEIFKQTLDIADRLELTHVELDVQGDAHYPVVPSEFNKVASEQHIDDKTGIAFEFATYRK
- the msrA gene encoding peptide-methionine (S)-S-oxide reductase MsrA, whose amino-acid sequence is MQQALFGGGCFWCVEAVFRQLKGVEQVLSGYAGGTTVAPSYEAVCTGETNHAEVIQIDFDESQITYKQLLEVLFAIHDPTTLNRQGNDIGTQYRSVIFYKDEAQLQDANAVIESLKAMDLDIVTEVSPAPTFYVAEEHHQNFFEKNPAQGYCNFSIPPKLLKLRSKFNDLMKTD
- the thyA gene encoding thymidylate synthase: MKAYLDLLQHILDNGGDKGDRTGTGTRSVFGHQMRFDLSKGFPLLTTKKVHFRSIVIELLWFLKGDTNVQYLKDNKVSIWDEWSTAEQTARFGRPEGELGPVYGHQWRNFGATKKDDGLYEQDGFDQIKWLVNEIKTNPNSRRLIVSGWNPKEAGQVALPPCHTLFQFFVHNGKLSCQLYQRSADVFLGVPFNIASYALLTHMIAQVCDLDVGDFVWTGGDTHLYANHFEQAKLQLTREPLPLCQLKLNPEIKDLFDFKFEDIEIVGYESHPGIKAPVAV
- a CDS encoding TetR/AcrR family transcriptional regulator — translated: MSHSKTLKTKDRILQISLQLFNERGERTVTTNHIAAEMNISPGNLYYHFRNKQEIIKELMEQYQKETLDLLSLPDDREVNANDKIRYFQVLSSQMWDYRFLHRDVYHLIENNDDFRKIYPRFAGKVMQQGQKIYQAFVDAGLMQMTASEIEALIINLWIVLTNWTNFLYMSGHLKDSNHLDEKWVWQALRQMVFLEGPYLRGESRQTYEKLMETLGPSELFASLSADRSD